One stretch of Pseudomonas fragi DNA includes these proteins:
- a CDS encoding DUF1302 domain-containing protein, with protein MINKNNNKCLGLRPHSVQASGLAVAVALVSSPLWAGDTIEFEDGTTIDWSVTTSYGIGTRLGNPSGRLMGINADDPNRNFDQHSLTTNRVGALGEMILRKDNYGAVVRASTFYDDVYHRKNDNDSPATVNKYGDNDEFTSDTRYYSGGRTRLLDAYVFGGWRFENDTMLDVKAGRHIESWGESLYYPGVNGVQNPSDAVKAAQPGVEVKEVLLPVGQFSASYRINPQFTLGGYVQYEWKGTELPPVGSFLSTSDVIGPGREFLYMGANKVPYLGTDEPRDSGQWGAQVRYRPITDLELSLFHVVYHDKNPATALVGWDPIPAGPGGLAYKANGYRVKYFEDIKLTGISATTKLGEYQLGAEWSYRDGAPVMVNTGLGPVPAKGRGQQFQLSAMRILGDRPWASQTTLTGEFVTVRADHADETSAAPNLEGVGLLPSLVPSVQPSDQYTYKTATAWRTRSSSAYTVGASFSYPGVFQGWDLEVPFTFSNVFSGAAPMSGTIAGVAGDRRLSAGTTFKYLSNLEVSLKYIGYLGSPDPIYRPLADRDYATFSMKYTF; from the coding sequence GTGATCAATAAAAATAACAATAAATGTCTTGGGCTGCGCCCGCACAGTGTTCAGGCCAGTGGCCTGGCCGTTGCCGTGGCATTGGTCAGCAGCCCGTTGTGGGCCGGGGATACCATTGAATTTGAAGATGGCACCACCATTGACTGGTCGGTGACCACCAGCTACGGCATCGGCACGCGCCTGGGCAACCCCAGCGGTCGGCTGATGGGGATTAACGCCGATGATCCGAACCGCAACTTTGATCAGCACAGCCTGACCACCAACCGGGTGGGCGCGCTGGGCGAGATGATCCTGCGCAAGGACAACTACGGCGCAGTGGTGCGCGCCAGTACCTTTTACGACGACGTGTATCACCGCAAAAACGACAACGACTCACCGGCCACCGTCAACAAGTACGGTGACAACGACGAGTTCACCAGCGATACCCGCTACTACAGTGGCGGGCGCACGCGCCTGCTCGACGCTTATGTGTTCGGCGGCTGGCGCTTTGAAAACGACACCATGCTCGATGTCAAAGCCGGTCGGCATATCGAGTCCTGGGGTGAAAGCTTGTACTACCCGGGCGTGAACGGCGTACAGAACCCGTCCGACGCGGTCAAGGCGGCGCAGCCGGGGGTCGAGGTCAAAGAGGTGTTGCTGCCGGTGGGGCAGTTCTCGGCGTCGTACCGCATCAACCCGCAATTCACCCTGGGCGGTTATGTGCAGTACGAGTGGAAGGGCACCGAATTGCCGCCTGTGGGCAGCTTCCTGTCGACTTCCGACGTGATCGGCCCGGGCCGCGAGTTCTTGTACATGGGCGCCAACAAGGTGCCTTACCTGGGTACCGATGAGCCGCGCGACAGCGGTCAGTGGGGTGCGCAGGTGCGCTACCGGCCGATCACCGACCTTGAGCTGTCGCTGTTCCATGTGGTGTACCACGACAAAAACCCGGCTACCGCACTGGTCGGCTGGGACCCGATACCGGCAGGCCCCGGTGGCCTGGCTTACAAGGCCAACGGCTATCGGGTCAAATACTTTGAAGACATCAAGCTGACCGGTATCAGCGCCACCACCAAGCTGGGCGAATACCAGTTGGGGGCAGAATGGTCGTATCGCGACGGCGCGCCGGTGATGGTCAATACCGGCCTTGGCCCGGTACCGGCCAAGGGTCGTGGCCAGCAGTTCCAATTGTCGGCGATGCGCATCCTGGGTGATCGCCCGTGGGCCAGCCAGACCACCCTGACCGGTGAATTTGTCACCGTGCGTGCTGACCACGCCGACGAAACCTCGGCCGCGCCGAACCTTGAAGGGGTGGGGCTGTTGCCGTCGCTGGTGCCTTCCGTGCAGCCGTCCGATCAGTACACCTACAAGACCGCCACGGCCTGGCGCACCCGCTCGTCGAGCGCCTACACCGTGGGCGCCTCGTTCAGCTACCCGGGGGTCTTCCAGGGCTGGGACCTGGAAGTGCCGTTCACCTTCTCCAATGTGTTCAGTGGTGCTGCGCCGATGTCGGGAACGATTGCCGGTGTGGCAGGGGATCGCCGCCTGAGTGCGGGGACCACCTTCAAATACCTGAGCAACCTCGAAGTGTCGCTCAAATACATCGGCTACCTGGGCTCGCCGGACCCGATCTACCGCCCGCTGGCAGACCGTGACTACGCCACGTTCTCGATGAAATACACGTTCTGA
- a CDS encoding MBL fold metallo-hydrolase: protein MSDDLDAQGHQWRDGLRYPWPQAPANGQVQVVAEGVLWLRMPLPFGLDHINLYLLRHADGWVAVDTGLNSDQCRSVWEQVFVEAMAGLPLKAVICTHFHSDHTGVVGWLAARFRCPVLMTQGEFDALHHGPPTAAEPDWAFLDFYQKAGFSAERATSLLPLIQGEHFRPQLVAGFTRLRHGSELTIGGRRWQVVMGNGHSPEHACLYAAHDGLLISGDQVLPRITSTIAVYVTEPAANPLRDWLDSIERLRVIPDSVLVLPAHERPFFNLHLRLDQLRDHHHNHLQQLLAACAQPRTGLELMAVLFKKLSGRFDELMALGETLAHANYLMAEGALVREVQGGLHRYRLAPTGVAKFDPLQLCFAACNDA from the coding sequence ATGAGTGATGACCTCGACGCCCAGGGCCATCAATGGCGTGACGGCCTGCGCTACCCCTGGCCGCAGGCCCCGGCCAACGGCCAGGTGCAGGTTGTGGCCGAGGGGGTGCTGTGGTTGCGCATGCCGCTGCCATTTGGCCTCGACCACATCAACCTGTACCTGCTGCGTCACGCTGACGGTTGGGTGGCGGTGGATACTGGCCTGAACAGTGATCAATGCCGCAGCGTATGGGAGCAGGTGTTTGTTGAGGCAATGGCTGGCTTGCCGCTCAAGGCGGTGATCTGCACCCATTTTCACAGTGACCATACCGGTGTGGTCGGCTGGCTGGCCGCGCGCTTCCGCTGCCCGGTGCTGATGACCCAGGGCGAGTTCGATGCCTTGCATCACGGTCCGCCCACGGCGGCAGAGCCGGACTGGGCGTTTCTGGATTTCTATCAAAAGGCCGGTTTCAGCGCCGAGCGCGCCACCTCGCTGCTACCGCTGATCCAGGGCGAGCACTTTCGCCCGCAGCTGGTGGCCGGGTTTACCCGGTTACGCCACGGCAGCGAACTGACCATCGGCGGGCGCCGCTGGCAGGTGGTGATGGGCAACGGCCATTCGCCGGAACACGCCTGCCTGTATGCCGCGCACGATGGCCTGCTGATTTCCGGCGACCAGGTGTTGCCGCGCATCACCTCGACCATCGCTGTGTACGTCACCGAACCTGCCGCCAACCCGCTGCGCGACTGGCTGGACTCCATCGAACGGCTGCGGGTGATCCCCGACAGCGTGCTGGTGCTGCCGGCCCATGAGCGGCCGTTTTTCAACCTGCATCTGCGTCTGGACCAGTTGCGTGACCACCATCACAACCACCTGCAGCAATTGCTCGCGGCCTGTGCGCAACCGCGCACCGGGCTGGAGCTGATGGCGGTGCTGTTCAAAAAGCTGTCAGGCCGTTTCGACGAGCTGATGGCGCTTGGGGAGACGTTGGCGCACGCCAATTACCTTATGGCCGAGGGGGCGCTCGTTCGTGAGGTGCAAGGAGGGCTGCATCGTTATCGGCTGGCCCCGACAGGAGTCGCGAAATTCGACCCGCTTCAGTTGTGCTTTGCAGCATGCAATGACGCTTGA
- a CDS encoding long-chain-acyl-CoA synthetase: MNDMSRISALVAPTQQPVPRQQTQALLDLRSAASARIKPADLYTLADRLEEQARDFAERPFLIAGEQRFSYASVEAQANRMAHVFYAKGLRPGDVCAIAMENRPQFFFSWFGLVKLGVVVAFINTQVTGKPLVHALQSTDAKAVVVGEECLGNLLGTDGLPDVPLWLVEDALDPFDGPLPTFVDCDFAEQIKQAPGTVFPRDVRAAITAETTTLLIFTSGTTGLPKAARYSHMRWMSSGDVMEVTLGATCDDVFYCCLPLYHGAAATSVTSTALRAGASIVMRRKFSVREFWADVRRNRITVFQYIGEICRYLLNQPVVAGEREHSLRHMLGAGLTPESWQRWLERFGPIQVFEGWGATESNANLINVDNYVGSCGRVPDWSRTNLRLVRYDVESDSHPRDENGFYQLCQPGELGEAMGFIIDHPQIGGGRFEGYTQAAATESKIRRNVFQEGDAYWSSGDLLRYDDEGYFYFVDRIGDTYRWKSENVSTLEVADTLSDMPGLELINVYGVQVPEHEGRAGMAAVLMQPGHAFDPQAFYDLTLARLPRYAAPVFVRVTPAADLTSTFKLRKVDLQRQGYAPQFFSDPLFVRDESSASYQPYSLQVLARNGLLPFAGASHE, from the coding sequence ATGAATGACATGTCCCGGATCAGCGCACTGGTGGCGCCCACACAACAGCCCGTCCCGCGCCAGCAGACCCAGGCCCTGCTGGACTTGCGTTCTGCGGCCAGTGCCCGGATCAAACCAGCGGACCTGTACACCCTGGCCGACCGCCTGGAGGAGCAGGCCCGGGACTTTGCCGAGCGGCCCTTCTTGATCGCTGGCGAGCAGCGGTTCAGCTACGCCAGCGTGGAGGCCCAGGCCAATCGCATGGCCCATGTGTTCTATGCCAAGGGGCTGCGCCCGGGTGACGTGTGCGCGATTGCCATGGAAAACCGCCCGCAGTTTTTCTTCAGCTGGTTCGGGTTGGTCAAGCTCGGTGTGGTGGTGGCGTTCATCAATACCCAGGTCACCGGCAAGCCGCTGGTGCATGCCCTGCAATCCACCGACGCCAAGGCGGTGGTGGTGGGCGAGGAGTGCCTGGGCAACCTGCTGGGCACCGATGGCCTGCCGGATGTGCCGCTCTGGCTGGTTGAAGATGCCCTCGACCCGTTTGATGGCCCGTTGCCGACCTTTGTCGATTGTGACTTTGCCGAGCAGATCAAGCAGGCGCCAGGCACGGTGTTCCCCCGTGACGTGCGCGCAGCGATCACGGCTGAAACCACCACCCTGCTGATTTTCACCTCGGGCACCACCGGCCTGCCCAAGGCGGCGCGCTACAGCCATATGCGCTGGATGTCTTCAGGTGACGTGATGGAGGTGACCCTGGGGGCCACCTGCGACGACGTGTTTTATTGCTGCCTGCCGCTGTACCACGGCGCGGCGGCCACCTCGGTGACGTCAACGGCATTGCGTGCCGGGGCGAGCATCGTCATGCGGCGCAAGTTCAGCGTGCGCGAGTTCTGGGCCGATGTGCGGCGCAATCGCATCACCGTGTTCCAGTACATCGGCGAGATTTGCCGCTACCTGCTCAACCAACCCGTGGTAGCCGGCGAGCGCGAGCACAGCTTGCGCCATATGCTCGGTGCCGGGCTGACCCCGGAATCCTGGCAACGCTGGCTGGAGCGGTTCGGCCCGATCCAGGTGTTCGAGGGCTGGGGCGCCACGGAGTCCAACGCCAACCTGATCAACGTCGACAACTATGTAGGGTCCTGTGGTCGTGTACCAGACTGGAGCCGCACCAATCTGCGCCTGGTGCGGTACGACGTCGAAAGCGACAGCCATCCCCGGGACGAAAACGGCTTCTACCAGCTGTGCCAGCCCGGTGAACTGGGCGAGGCAATGGGCTTTATCATTGACCACCCGCAAATTGGCGGCGGACGTTTCGAGGGCTACACCCAGGCGGCCGCCACCGAGAGCAAGATCCGCCGCAACGTGTTCCAGGAAGGGGATGCCTACTGGAGTTCGGGGGACCTGCTGCGCTATGACGACGAGGGTTATTTCTACTTTGTCGACCGCATCGGCGACACCTACCGCTGGAAAAGCGAGAACGTTTCCACCCTGGAAGTGGCCGACACCCTGAGCGATATGCCGGGTCTTGAGCTGATCAACGTCTACGGTGTGCAGGTGCCCGAGCATGAAGGGCGGGCCGGGATGGCGGCGGTGCTGATGCAGCCCGGGCATGCCTTTGACCCGCAGGCCTTTTATGACCTGACCCTGGCGCGTTTGCCCCGTTATGCGGCGCCGGTGTTTGTGCGGGTCACCCCTGCAGCTGACCTGACCAGCACTTTCAAGCTGCGCAAGGTCGACTTGCAGCGTCAGGGCTACGCCCCGCAGTTTTTCAGCGACCCGCTGTTCGTGCGCGATGAAAGCAGCGCCAGCTATCAGCCGTATTCACTGCAGGTACTGGCCCGTAACGGCCTGCTGCCGTTTGCCGGGGCCAGCCATGAGTGA